The Cottoperca gobio chromosome 15, fCotGob3.1, whole genome shotgun sequence genome segment ACATGGCAGGAGTTATCCGGAGGCTCGACGAGGCTGTTGTCAACCGGATAGCAGCCGGAGAAGTTATCCAGCGTCCTGCCAACGCCGTCAAAGAATTGATTGAGAACTGGTAACAGACTAGCTAAAAGTTGACCTACATGATATAGTTGGTTTTGACAACGCAAACTAATGTTAGCTGTTTGACTTGTGGCTTAAATAACCTGCAGTGGGACCAAGAAAGGTGACAAAATACTGCAGGAGCCACCATTGTTTACATCACGTGTGTGGCAAAGCCGCTTATTATCCACACCTGTAACTTAGTAACAGTGATTCTGCCGACGAGATCATTCCGCTGAGCATGTACAATGTGTATAATAAATGACcgtcatttgtatttgtatgtcaCAGTTTGGATGCCAAGTCCACCAACATTCAGGTGACGGTGAAAGACGGTGGACTGAAGCTCCTTCAGATTCAGGACAACGGCACTGGCATCAGGGTGGGTGTCCGGGTGAAGGGGGAGAAGAACCACACGCCTCTTTTTGGGTGGTTGTAAAAGTGTCTTTAAAATCAAAACTCATGCCTTAAATTCCTCATGCGATAGATTTTAACCAAAAAGTTAAGATTTCACAGAAACGACCTTTGGAAAAGATGTATCTTTATGGAAAAATTAGTTTATAGTACAAATATCTACCTATGAAATAAAAGCActgaatgtaaaagaaaaagaaaagtacagaAAATGATTAAGGAGTAatatcacttttttattttaaataaaatgtgatcaaTATTTACACTTTACCCTAAAAAAGTTTCAAGGGAATTCAAATAATTCTTCTTGggggaaaaagtaaaaagtaagtaaagtaagtaaagtaagtgAAGGTAGATGAGGAAAGGAATAAAGGATTCTTCGTGTaggtgaaaacatttatttttattaatttgattactgtaaaacattcagcaacaactatttacataaatacatacaattatTCTTAGGGTTTCTTGGATGTTTAGTAAACATTTCAAACCAATCCAGTGAACAATAAGTAATTGGTGATGCTTAGAATACACAAACCTTCAAAACTTCACAACTAAAGTACTTGAGCAGGGCTATAGGATTTTGCAAGGTCCCTTGAATTTAATATAAAGTTATCACGGTAACATTTCAAGAACATCCATGAGATGAACTGGAAGGTCTTTGTGAGTTGGTATGGCATGAACCTCCATTAGTTTAGATGTAGTGTGTGTCACTGCCTTTTTAATTCTGTACTTTTCTCTGACCAAGCTCTCTGTTTTATTTCCGAGGCAGAGAGAAGATATGGAAATCGTTTGTGAGAGGTTTACCACCAGCAAACTCCAGACTTTTGAGGACCTCTCAACCATTGCTACGTATGGATTCAGAGGAGAGGTAAAGCTCTGGAGCATTATCAGCCTTCAGGTTATAAACATACATTAGTTTTGACTACGTCACGTTTGTTGCTGTCTGTTCTTCTCTGCAGGCCCTTGCTAGTGTAAGCCATGTTGCCCATGTGACCATAACGACTAAGACAGCTGATGCCAAGTGCGCCTATAGGTATGCTAACATTTTAAACCATGGTTCATAATGGATATTCAGGATGTCAGAGCTCTTGTGATGTATGGATTGTCTACAGAGCCAGCTACAGCGATGGCAAACTAAAAGGCCCTCCCAAACCATGTGCTGGCAACCAGGGAACACAGATTCTTGTGAGTTTGTGGAGCAAATCAACTAGAACAGAATGAAGTGTGCGGATGTTCAGAAACCTACaatagttttctctctctgcagttggAGGACCTCTTCTATAATGTGTCCACCAGGAGGAAAGCTTTAAAGAGCCCCAGTGATGAGTACTCCAGGATTGTAGAAGTGGTCAGCAGGTCTGTCGGCTTACTCCTTGTGATTCCTGCTCTTTTTATGAACACCATTGTGTTTTTGATGACTCTCATATTAACGTTATTTTAAAGGTACGCCATACACAATTCAGGAAAAGGTTTTTCTGTCAAAAAGGTGAGATGAGcgttcattttctttttctttttataatttttcTTGAAGAAAGAAAGTTGAACATGATTGGTTCTACAACcccaaaaaaatatttattatcattacattTCTATGTATGCTTCtcttgtgtgtatatgtttgtgaaACTGTCTGATTTTCCAGCAAGGAGAGACTGTGGCGGATGTGAGGACTCTACCCAACGCATCTGTAGTGGATAATATTCGAGGAGTTTTTGGCAATGCAGTGAGCAGGTATTAATAAATATGCTTTGATGCTCTCTTTAGTTATGTGACCTCTTATATCACCAAAGCCGACTGCATGACCAGCTCTGTGGTATGTTCCCAGGGAGCTGATTGAAGTCGGCTGCGAGGATCAAAAGCTCGCTTATAAGATGAAGGGATACATCTCTAACGCAAATTACTCTGTGAAGAAATGCATCCTGGTCCTCTTCATCAACCGTACGTATCACAAAATGCGGATTGCCTGTGAAGAGGATTTATTCTTGTTAGCACTTTGTTGAACGGAGATTGTGATCTGCGATGTCTCAGATCGTCTGGTGGAGTCAAGCGCTTTGAAGAAAGCGATCGAGACAGTTTATGCTGCATACCTTCCCAAGAACACACACCCTTTTCTGTACCTCAGGTGACTTAACGTCTGTTTTCTACAATGCATTCTATAACGGTTGAATTAATTTGATATTCACCGAGACTTTCTAATCGCCGCAGCTTGGAGATCGCTCCACAGAACGTGGACGTGAATGTACATCCCACAAAACACGAGGTGCACTTCCTGCACGAAGACAGCGTCATTGAGAGCCTTCAGAAGCACGTCGAGAGCAAACTTCTGGGCTCCAACTCCTCGCGCACATATTTCACTCAGGTACGAAACTCTCTATCACAGCAGGAGAGATCTGATCTCTTGTCCTTCATTATgacaacatgttatatctcCGCCCAGAGATCATCTgtcacttttacagtatgtCCATTAGGAGGTCTCCTTTTGTTTGTCCTTGGAGGCACAATGCTGCATGTCCGTTTGAGACATTTTTGCATTCTAGGAATTGAGGGTGGAGATGTTAACTGGTAAAACTCACGATCCTGTAAAGTATcagataaaacacaaactagAAATAATTTTGTTTGCTTACTGTAATAACGCTTTTATTCTTATGTCACTTATTCATTATTAAGCTAATGTATAATAACTGCATATCATCTTAATTACTAAAAATATAAGGTGACTAAAAACAACCATATTTTCAGTTTCGGCAACAAAAAGCCAGGCCGACTTTTAAAAGTTAGTGTTGAGCCCCGGTGAGGGTGTACGATGTCatccactgtgtgtttgtgcagacgTTGCTGCCAGGCCTGTCTGTCTCAGGTGGCAGCGAGGTCAAGACGTCCAGCGCTGCGGCAGAGTCCAGCGAGCGAGTCTACGCACATCAGATGGTGAGGACCGATTGTCGCTCGCAGAAGCTGGACGCCTTCCTCCAGCCGAAAGAGAAACCGCCCCCTGACCCCGAAGCGGCCGGTCCCAGCGGCAGGAATACTGCGACCAAAAGTGCCCGACCTGACGGCGTAGAGATGGAGGAGACGGATGATGCAGACATGCTGGAGGCCCTGGCTGCGCAGGAGGCAGAAGTGAACGAAGACGATGCTGACGGCGTTCAAAGGTGAAAAAAATGAATCATGCCAGTGGTACATTGGGTGGGTTTGTTAGGGTGTGCGTTCAGAAGAGGATTAACACTCTGTCAGTGCCATCATGAATCATCTGGATGCAATTCTCAAAAGAATGAGTTGAGTAAGAGAGCGGAAAGAAGAATAGAATAGTAAACATGTATCAACACTTGTGTATGACGTCATCTTCCTCCGGGCCAATCGGCAACAAATGTCACCTGCTGCTGTATTAGTGATTTAAAACAGATCCGTTTTTAAAGTGTTcagtattttacatttcagtttattCAAACAAATTGTCATTAATCCAGTTTTCTGCAAAAAGGTCTTTCTACATCCAGTGGACACTCCCTGCTCAGGTGAGGAAAAGTCATCGAGCAGCTTAAGACACAGATATTTGTCAGCAAAAACTGGCTTAAGAGAGGGTGAATATTGGAGTAACATTTACCAGATGGCCagaaaacacaactccaaatgaatactAGTGTTGCTCCCTGTGTGCCGGATGTGTGAATTGGTAACTCTTTGATAACCGAGTCACtacaacttaaaaaaattatcAAATTGTGGATTTCTTCTGCCCCCATGTGGCGGAAAAAGTAATTCATGCAGCTCTAACTTGTCAAGTACTTGTTGCTTTTATTACGGCGGGACAAATAAATATGTGCCACCCATTAAGTGTGTGATTAACTGTGTTAACAACTTCACAGCCTGTTAACTGTTATCGGGAGTTCACTGCACGCTGGTGTGAGTTATGGTCTGGAGAGTGCACCTGTCTGTAAACATGCAGAGTGTATTGTTTGCTGGAGGTGTGACAGcatgtcgtgtgtgtgttttgagccAGGAAGCGACCCAGAAaagagcagcaccagcagcaggacgaagaagaagaagaagaggacatgACTGCTGCAGCCACGCCCAAGAGACGAGTCATAAAACTGTCCAGCATCAAAGAGCTCAGAACTGAGATcactgagaacacacacaaaggtaAACAAAGAAACCTATTCCAGCTAAAGTCCAACTTGTCTTTCGCTCATCTCTAAATTTCCcagtgattttattttactcATCTCCATAACTAGGTTTTTGCAACCTGTCTCAAACCGTGCAGATTAGTGAATACACAtttgcacttttcttttctccaggtCTTCAAGAAATGTTACAGAAGCACTCGTTTGTGGGCTGCGTCAACCCTCAGTGGACTCTGATCCAACATCACACCAAACTGTACCTGCTCAACACGACCAAACTCAGGTCAGAGCCACAGGAAACACTCACTGTTCTGTGAAAGGGATAGTTCAAACCTTTAACTATGGTTGTACCAGGTCCTTATCCACAGTAAGTGTATTACCTTCAGTACATGGTGGTCAGCACTGCCCacagtttggagaaaaataatgtgtttaggTGAActtctcctgtctgcttctctgtagtaatacactgactgttGATAAGTACCTCATGTAAGTTGTTTGATCCTGCTGCTTTATGTCTCATTTCACTtctttgtttctgctgcagccAGGAGCTTTTCCAACAAATACTCATCTACGACTTTGGGAACTTCGGCGTACTAAGACTATCTGTAAGTAAAGCCTCGGTTGAGAATGATTAGTATACACTGTCCAGGTTATGGTTTTTTTATGGCGGTTTGTGCATTCAGACACCAGCTCCACTTTATGACTTGGCCATGTTGGCTCTGGACTCTGAGGAGAGCGGCTGGACAGACGAGGATGGTCCTAAAGAAGGCCTGGCTCAGTACATAGTGGACTTCCTAAAGAATAAACACGAGATGTTGGCGGACTACTTCTCCGTGGAGATAGACCAGGTGAGTTTGAACAGGGTGGTGTTTGTCTGTTGGGTTAGAGAAGTCTTCAAAATATTGTTGCTGCCAGTGTCTTTCTACGAAGCCCTGAGGGAAGTgagaattaaagaaaacatctgGTGATCCagtttctaagtctgatctaaaacAAAGTAACCCTTTTCATGTTTTAGCAGAACATCAGTCAgtcttttaaaaaagaaagttaatTCATGCTGTAAAACTGAGCTTTGTGCAATGCAGGAAGGAAATCTAACGGGGCTGCCGTTGCTGCTTGATAAGTACACCCCAGTGATGGAGGGTCTCCCCATGTTCATCCTGCGCCTGGCCACGGAGGTGAGCTGCTCTCCTTATTTATGATGAgactctgaaaacacaaaccgtATCTAAAGGCTTTTGCTCGGCGGTGTTttgcaggtgaactgggacaATGAAAAGGAGTGCTTCAGAGACTTCAGTAAGGAGTGCAGCATGTTCTACTCCATCAGGAAGCAGTACATCATGGAGGCTGAGCCGGGAGAGGAGCAGGTGTGAAGGAACCCCAGACTCATGTTTAAAGCTATGCCAGAGCGCTGTACACCTtctaaagggatagttcagattttTAAAAGAGGGTTGTGTGAGATCTAGAGCCAGtctattacctacagtagacgGCAGTCGACTCGCCCCCAGATTGGAGAAACACACGGAAACTAAGCAATGTACTaatgtggacgggggcagcagcaaattGTATTTTAGTCACCTaaagtttaagtgtacgctatatttagaatatcttTACCTCTAtaccttgccgtcagacagccctCTGACGCAGTTATCTATGCCCTTTTCAAAGCTACCAGACTCTATTGATAaagtcattttactttaaagaacaCTGAAGTTGCTGCTCTACCGCTGCCTCATTAGTTAGTGTTGTGTGACTTTCGTGAAATCTGAACAAAGTCACACACTTacaaactaaccgatcgaggcagcggtacaacagcaactcctgtgtttttgtcaatggagtcggGTGTCTTTGAAGAGAGCAATATAACGGCTTCAGTGCCCCGTTGGAAAGGGGATGTCTGACGGcgaacatattctaaatatagcaaacactttttttttatgtagctAACATacattgtgctgctgctgccctccaCTGCAGTAGCAGCACAGTGCTTTGCCTGTCTGTCCTGCTTCACCAAACTGGAGAGTGCTGCTCGCCACCTATGGACGAGTAACCCGTActtcaaactatccctttaacttCCTTTGCTTTACAATAACATTAATGACAGAAGTGACGTTTGATGATGTGCTATGCTTGTTTCAGGATTCTGAAGTGAACTCGTGGCGTTGGAAAGTTGAGCACGTCATCTTCAAATCTTTCAGAACCCTCTTGAGTCCTTCGAAGAACTTCAGCGAGGACGGCACTGTGCTGCAGATCGCCAACTTACCCGATCTCTATAAAGTGTTTGAGAGGTGCTAAATCTGACCGTCAAATCAACCATACAATGCTGCTCTTTTATACTTGATGTAACATTtgtgctgtaaataaatactttgtatGAGACAAGGCTTCAGACGTCTGAGtgaaaaaacatattcaatatttaaaatgtgccaaGGCCACACATGGGTTTCTAAAAGTAAGGGACATGCAGCCAGGAAAAATAGAATCTGGTCACAAGTCCCATAACAATACTGAAACAGTGCCAGCACATTAGCTGGACTCTTATTGCAGCTACATTTCCCCGTCAGTCTGAGACACGAGGGCAGTGTGGAGGAAATCACCACGGCAACTAATGTTTCCAATTACTTAACACATTTCAAAATTGAATTAAGGAAACCTGCTAAACTACTTCCATGTATTCCAGCCTCAGAATCTAACTTTAACCAAACTGAGATGAGAATATAATATTGAACACTGAATTTTAAATGGCCATGTCTTTTCCTACAGATTCAAAACTGCAACAAATAATTAACtcatacacaaacatgcacagttgtgtatgtatatacatgcatgTCCGCATGTGTAGGAAACCAAGGCTACAAATGTAACACCGATAACGATCCTGATTTGTAAAAGTAGTAAAACGCAAACCTGCatcatgaaaaagaaaatattcagaGTATACACAGTTCtgtaaattacacatttattctcaagaaatcttttaaatatttgaaaactTTCAATGAAACCGCAGCAGACAGTTGTTTCtacatacatttcaaatgttgacTGCACCTTTTTAAATACATCATTCTGTACCTGTTAAAACGATTATTGTTTCATCGAGCGGCGGACCCCCAGTCTCCTAGTGTGAAAAGGCACTTCACTGTGTGAGGGGAAGCTGGGAAGGTGCGGCGGGGCCGGAGCAGCCGTGAGGGTTGAATAGTTTAAAAAGCATCATAATATTCATTCATGCAACttatcaaaaaacaaaaacaaaagtacagcCAAGCACCCAGCCAGAGAGATAAAATCTCGTGGATAACATGATGTAGTACAAAGCTCTGAAGAAATAAGTAGTGATAAGAGAAGTTTCCTCAGATGTATCTCCCAGCAACTTTAAagttttattagtttatttctgAGTCATTCCTCCAAAAGCACTGGCAGCTTGCCAGACAAAACCAACGCTTccgtaaaaaaaagaaacaaaaaaaagacacagttCAGTTTGTTGCCTGTGCTACAcgttttttttaagtgtttttggtTAGCTACAAATCTTAAAGTGTTACAGCTAAAAATGGAAATGTGCTCCAGACACAATATGGCAGTCAGAGGTCTGAGGTGCGAGTTTAAGGGCTTCTGTGGTGACGCTGCCTTGCCTCACTGCTGCGACAGAAGGGCGTTCCTGTTGGCCTTCATCTTCTCTAAGCGCTTTACTAGGTGGTTGTTGGTCATCTCCATCTCCTCGTTCTTATCTAGAGCTGTGCGCAGCTGTGTGGGGACAGAGGGGAGAAGTTACGCTCAGCCTTCTTCAGCTCCCGTTTCATATTATAAAATGCAAGTCGGTGTCTTTACCTCTCTTTGAAGTTTCCGTTTTTCAGCTTTAAGTTCGTCTTCTACTTTCTCCGAGTTGTCTGCTGATGCCTTGTACCTGGACACTTGCCCTTCAAGTCTGTTAATCTACAAAACGGACACAGACGAGAACAATTTGGTGACGCGAACACGTTATCATATCATGTTTCTATGATTAAATGTTTGACGAGACATTTCTTTGTAACTTACATTTTGTTCCATTGTACCTATTTCCTGTTCTGCTTTAGAAATCTTGAATTTGTATTCACTAATCTGTCTGTTGGCATCTCCTGCGGATAGAAACAGAGAAACCGGTGagtttgaaaacacaaaaaaagaagtgtTAAAAAGATGTTTGTTGGGATAAATAATTACAGGGCCGACTTACTCTGCATCTCGATAATGTGGAGGTCTGTACcgttctccatcctctccccgtctgtgcatgtgttgtccatctttgagtgtttctgtctctcctcctccagctggttCTTCAGCTTCCTGATCTGAGCCAACAGTTCATCCTTCTCCTCTGCCAACTTCCGTAGTCTGACATCTACAAAACAGATGGAAACTACATTAAGCTGATGCAATTTACCGTAACGTCAGTTGCTCTGCTCGTCAGATCAGTTTAGTGAGCACCCATGTGGACAGAAGTAATATCCCGACTCACCCAGCGGGCCTTCTCCTGCAGACTCCAGCACCTGTGCGGCCTCCTGGGAGACCACGGTGATCCCTGAGGACAGAGGCTCATGGTTGACGTCTCCATTTGGTGTGCCGTCCGGGATGATTACCAGCCCGTGTTTCTGTGGCGAGAGAACACGCGTTACTTCACGGTACAGAGGGTATGCACTGATGTTACACTCCTCACCTTACATAACCTGCTGTGTGGAGGTACGAGGTACACTGTTTATTAGCTAACATGCTTGTAAATGTTGGGATCTTAAAACTGCACAGATAGTTTACAAAGCACACAATCATTTGTTTCCTAACTGTGTTCAGAGGTTAGAGGGATAAGTGtgtttaagaaaagaaaagggtaACGACAAGTATAAAGAATAGATGCATATCTGTCAAAGAGTTCACTTGTGGAGTATTGTGAACTTAACACTTTTAAATTCgtgaaactttgtttttgtgcagCCTAAACGTAGAAGTGAAAGGGTTGCCTATGAGAATATGCTATTTAACAACGGTAGGTGCAATAAGCATTCGCTGCAGCCTACACCTTTTTGcacaatatttgtttgttttccctttaattTAATGCCctattgtcattttaatgtgCATTCTTTTTGGGAAAGGGTCGAAATAAATGACTGCTACGACTATTTCCACCACCAAtgagtgaaaacacaaaagctATGAATGTATGGAAAACAAAAATCTTTAGAATTTAAAGCTCATTGTAAATGGCAAAGATCTGTGCGAGTTACTGAACAGTCACAAGTCTGTGGATGTTGTAGCGATTGTtgcctttctcttctctgctctttgtGCAGGTCACCGTTCGCATGAGGGggcgaccacacacacacacacacacacacacacacacacacacacacacacacacacacacacacacacacacacacacacacacacacacacacacacacacacacacacacacacacacacacacacacacacacacacacacacaaacagactacACTTGACTAGAGTGGAGTAAAACACTGGAGAATCCACCAGTAAGGGAGACCGCACCAGCACATCATCTGTTGCCCAAGCGGAACATGATCTTGCAGAAATGTGACGTCTTCAACCACGCTGCTCCCCATCCCCTCTTTACCCACAGCCGGTATGCTGTGCAGACATACGGTGCTTGTTATGTTAATAGTGTAACGTTATGCTTCTTAAAATGAGGTGAATTCTTGTGGCCTTTGAGGCAGAGACCAACcagcctctcctctctatcagcCGCATGATGCCACAGGACCTCTATAATCATTCATTAGTAATTAGACGTTATTGTCATGGTTTTTGTAGTCTATAattaaatggaaagaaaaacaaagaagcagaAGTAAAAAGTGCAACACAATAGCAGGCTTGACAGCATTTACTAGTTCAGTTCCAACCAAAAGGAAAAGTATGAAACGTTGTTTTGGGCAAGCAAATGGGCAATTCCTGTAATCTTGTTTTCTGCTGGGACTTTAGGAAGACGTACCTCTCCTGCTTTGGCCTTCCCCTTGATGTCAGCAAGCTCATCTCTGAGCTCGTCTCTCTCATTCCTAATGCAATCAAAGtactctttctgcctctctagGGCCTGGCCACGCAGACaagaagagacaagagagagagaggagaagaggcagaggagaagTTGGGTCGACTGGAGGACAGACATGCAACACCACATGCCAGACCAAGACATCTTCCCTGCATAAACATGCACTGTGCACAGCAAGGACATAGACACACACGATACACACAGATGAGGAAGTTCAGAGGTGTGGTAGAGTCCAGGGAAGATAGTCTGTGAGGAGGTGGATCGTTTTGAAGTATAACAATTTCAACACTAAGAGTCCGACTTCATGATCTAACAAATTAACTGATCCACAAGTGGAACATGCATGTCATGCCAGAATACTAggatcacatttcttttttctttttttttttaaaagacaatccttaataaaaactatttgtaTTTCACAGGGTGTCCACTGCAAGCTTTAACACAGTGCGGGTGCGCTTGCATCGTTAGCTGAAGTTGCAGGATTCAAAACCCTGTTATTTCGACATGCAAAATTCCAAACTGTGAATGTGAATGGTCCAGGTATGTGCTAATGCCTGAAGGGTCTCCATCATGCAGAGACAACATGAGAGGCAAAAGAGGTGGGTGGACACTGAAAAGCCCAGCCATCTGTTGCCTCCCATGTTCTGTCAGAGCAACCCTGTGGGACCTCCTACCCCAATCTTTTTGTCCTTCCAGTTTATCGTTTCCTGCAGGTCAAACACCTCTCTGGTGAGGGCATCTAACTTAGTCTGCATTCGCTGGCTCTCCTGGAGCGGTGATGAGCAGTGACAAGATGACACAGTACGGGATAAGAACAGAGTAGGAATAAATTGAATggaacaaagacaaaagaaaggaaaatgcacataaacacatacagatCAGGGTTTCCCTTATCCAGTTATTACCATTTTCTTAACTGGGAAAATCTGTTGAAGTCCAACATATTTAAATCTCTCCAGCGGCGCAAAAGTCCTGCAGAATGAAACTTTTTACTGGCAGTTTTTGGACCCAGCACCGCGCTGTGAAACCTCAACTTGTGTGTAAAACATGCAAGTCAACATCTACAGACTACAGTTATGTAAAGGGATACAGTTGCTAAGCAACCGCCCAGCTAATActggcaaaaataaatgcagaaaacTAAACTCTTAAAATCAAACTGCCAATACGCTCATGTTCAGTCATTTCCTGTATGTCGGAagttcaaaaagaaaaagaactctcgtgcaaaatataaataaggaTGATTTCTACAATTGAAGAGCGGATCTCCGTGGCGGATACGAAACACTTATGCACACTCATGCCAGTGTCATTGATTATAGTGGAAGCAAAGTGTGTAATGTATAAGGGAGAGCCTTCTtctcaaataaaaatatgatcTAGATGGTGAGCTACCGCAGCGTCCttatcaattattttaaagCTCACTAAACACGGATAATATATTCAACAAGAATGTCTCACATGTGCCCAGAACACTGAAATCTTCCAGGACAACGAAAACCCTTACATAGATACAGAAATGAGCGATAGGATCGGGTGAAACGAGACTAATTTGAAGAGATAATACTGAGACCGTAATGAATGATAGTGGTCCGAGTCAGATCGGACAATGAAACAGCTAAATGTCAGAAGGGAAAAGGGAGAGCCTCCTAGAGGCCGGCCAGAGCCAATTAATCCTTATCAAGTTCCTGCAGAACAGAGCCTCCTCTGCAGCCTGCACAGACGCACTAACACCTTCCAAAGTGTTGACAGAATAGCAGTGTGATGTGGTCACGCTGGCAGAAACCGTTAGTTTTTCTAATGCAAGGGCAGCCGTACCTCTATAAGCTCATCTCTCTGGCGGAGTCCCTCTTTCAGTTCTTCTTGTTTGTGCTGCAGAACTGTACACGTGTGCTTTTGTCTTTCTAGTTCCTGAAAACATGGACAGAACATTTCAGCCGCAAGCCTTCCATAGAAACATGTTACTTTTCCTACATGAAATTGATTTCTaataagaaaaaacactttttctttgaCAGATAATTCACCTTTGACTTGTCTTCCAGCTCCCTCTTCATCTCAGACATTtgttcctccatctcctctATGACGTCCTTTAGTGTGTCCACTTGATAGATGAGGTTGCCTTTGTCGTTGTCCAGCTGTGCGTTCGATACCATGGCTTTCTTAtacttctcctccacctctgcaAGTGACTCCTAATAAAAGGTGGAAGCATGTTAATAAGCAGAGTAAACTGgtttaaagtgcagctcacCTACATGCATTAGTTTTtgtaacacatttaacacacactacacacgtttttcttatttctaaaTGTCAGATTAAGTAAAGGCATAATCAACTTTTGtggtatttttttcattttaaaacaggtCATTTGGGACTAATATGTGGTGCAAGTGGGGATATTAATCACAGAATAATACGGATG includes the following:
- the mlh1 gene encoding DNA mismatch repair protein Mlh1 — protein: MAGVIRRLDEAVVNRIAAGEVIQRPANAVKELIENCLDAKSTNIQVTVKDGGLKLLQIQDNGTGIRREDMEIVCERFTTSKLQTFEDLSTIATYGFRGEALASVSHVAHVTITTKTADAKCAYRASYSDGKLKGPPKPCAGNQGTQILLEDLFYNVSTRRKALKSPSDEYSRIVEVVSRYAIHNSGKGFSVKKQGETVADVRTLPNASVVDNIRGVFGNAVSRELIEVGCEDQKLAYKMKGYISNANYSVKKCILVLFINHRLVESSALKKAIETVYAAYLPKNTHPFLYLSLEIAPQNVDVNVHPTKHEVHFLHEDSVIESLQKHVESKLLGSNSSRTYFTQTLLPGLSVSGGSEVKTSSAAAESSERVYAHQMVRTDCRSQKLDAFLQPKEKPPPDPEAAGPSGRNTATKSARPDGVEMEETDDADMLEALAAQEAEVNEDDADGVQRKRPRKEQHQQQDEEEEEEDMTAAATPKRRVIKLSSIKELRTEITENTHKGLQEMLQKHSFVGCVNPQWTLIQHHTKLYLLNTTKLSQELFQQILIYDFGNFGVLRLSTPAPLYDLAMLALDSEESGWTDEDGPKEGLAQYIVDFLKNKHEMLADYFSVEIDQEGNLTGLPLLLDKYTPVMEGLPMFILRLATEVNWDNEKECFRDFSKECSMFYSIRKQYIMEAEPGEEQDSEVNSWRWKVEHVIFKSFRTLLSPSKNFSEDGTVLQIANLPDLYKVFERC